A window from Prochlorococcus marinus CUG1435 encodes these proteins:
- the lipB gene encoding lipoyl(octanoyl) transferase LipB, which produces MDNRTAIIKQPDNISSFNDVYKLQKEYQEALILDNSNPDFIWIGEHQLCYTLGRGSNYDNLLFSLNDAKYDVFKIDRGGEVTCHMPGQLVTYLVLDLKNFNKDLNWYLRKIEEIIIKILGAFNIDCHSRKGFTGVWIGNKKIASIGIGCKRWITINGFSINIDCELENFNKIVPCGIENCLMANMIDYNKNLNIQEVKRIVKKIIQEEFNFDFVSK; this is translated from the coding sequence ATGGATAATAGAACAGCAATAATTAAACAACCTGATAATATTTCTTCTTTTAATGATGTTTATAAATTACAAAAAGAATATCAGGAGGCATTGATTTTAGATAATTCTAACCCTGATTTTATTTGGATAGGGGAGCATCAACTCTGTTATACATTAGGGAGAGGATCTAATTACGATAATTTACTATTTTCTCTAAATGATGCTAAATATGATGTTTTTAAGATTGATAGAGGTGGTGAGGTAACTTGTCATATGCCAGGACAATTAGTAACGTATTTGGTTTTAGATTTGAAAAATTTTAATAAAGATTTAAATTGGTACTTAAGAAAAATTGAAGAAATTATTATCAAAATCCTTGGAGCTTTTAATATAGATTGTCACTCTAGAAAAGGGTTTACTGGTGTTTGGATAGGAAATAAGAAAATCGCATCAATTGGAATTGGGTGTAAAAGATGGATTACGATTAATGGATTTTCAATCAATATTGACTGCGAATTAGAAAACTTTAATAAGATTGTTCCTTGCGGAATAGAAAATTGTCTTATGGCAAATATGATTGATTACAACAAAAATCTAAATATTCAAGAAGTCAAGAGAATTGTTAAAAAAATCATTCAGGAAGAATTTAATTTTGATTTTGTATCAAAATAG
- a CDS encoding cell division protein SepF, with product MSLISRLKAVVAGDEYLDDDFDDLDYATEDELNDINDFKQNQRNSNVLANSNPFDFMNNNRSSKVVGMPGISNTSSEVSLMEPRSFDEMPQAIQALRERKTVILNLTMMDPDQAQRAVDFIAGGTYAIDGHQERVGESIFLFAPSCVNVTSSSPEEASPSSTPLENTPQYSLGKNTTPEPAWGNSKISAFS from the coding sequence GTGTCACTTATTTCTAGATTAAAGGCAGTTGTTGCAGGCGATGAGTATCTCGATGATGATTTTGATGACTTAGATTATGCGACTGAGGATGAATTGAATGACATTAACGATTTTAAACAAAATCAAAGAAATTCAAATGTACTTGCAAATTCAAATCCATTCGATTTTATGAATAATAATAGATCGTCGAAAGTAGTTGGAATGCCTGGGATCTCGAATACATCTTCAGAAGTTAGCTTAATGGAACCAAGGAGTTTCGATGAGATGCCTCAAGCTATACAAGCATTAAGAGAGAGAAAAACTGTAATCCTTAATTTAACTATGATGGATCCCGATCAGGCTCAAAGAGCGGTTGATTTTATAGCGGGTGGAACATATGCAATTGATGGTCATCAAGAGAGAGTTGGTGAAAGTATTTTTCTTTTTGCGCCAAGTTGTGTAAATGTAACTAGTTCTTCCCCAGAAGAAGCTTCTCCTTCTTCTACGCCTTTAGAAAATACACCACAATATAGTTTGGGTAAAAATACTACTCCTGAACCAGCATGGGGTAATTCTAAAATAAGCGCTTTTTCATGA
- a CDS encoding AMP-binding protein, which yields MGDLAYWPSAKTFSKKDKFAKKRDFIKKLYHIDQIWEKLKFKCGDTLAVCDLRGKYKEKFSYSELADLITKVSFSFKNYGLEKGEVVTVISENSPRWLVVDQGLMRLGAINAVRGVNSPSVELEYIIEHSNSVGLIVQSKEIWLKLNNKEELKKRLKFIINLEDEQFENLISWNQFITAAEKENSKNNNLEKSNPKIDDVATILYTSGTTGKPKGVPLTHANFLHQIVNLAYIADPETGTSVLSVLPIWHSYERSAEYFFFSCGCSQYYTIPKFLKDDITKIKPVVMATVPRLWEAIHDGFFQALKKMPSKKQKLIKYLISNSSVFKRSLRKIRNIDINQITFKSKIPLLGSVISRYPLHTLSTIFLWPNILRQLCGEKLKFPINGGGALPEHVDLFFESLGVDVLVGYGLTETSPVLTCRRRELNVRGSSGQPLSFTEIKIVNDDKKKILKFREVGKILVRGPQVMKGYLNNEIATNDVLSKDGWFDTGDLGFLIPNGSLFITGRAKDTIVLSSGENIEPNPLETEILSSEFINQIQLVGQDKKCLTALVVPNVELVKSKFLEEDLSKLNLNKKIGTFFKSQINNFLKSRLGARSEEQILDCYFVDAFTLENGLLTQTFKQKRKEIEKKYSLQIENMYENKFSKKI from the coding sequence ATGGGTGATTTAGCGTATTGGCCTTCAGCCAAAACTTTTTCTAAAAAAGATAAATTCGCAAAAAAAAGAGATTTTATTAAGAAACTGTATCATATTGATCAAATTTGGGAAAAATTAAAATTTAAATGTGGTGATACTTTAGCCGTTTGCGATTTAAGAGGTAAATACAAAGAAAAATTTTCTTATTCTGAGCTGGCTGATTTAATAACAAAAGTCTCCTTTTCTTTTAAAAATTATGGCTTAGAAAAAGGAGAAGTAGTTACTGTGATATCCGAAAATTCTCCAAGATGGCTAGTAGTTGATCAAGGCTTAATGCGTTTAGGAGCTATAAATGCAGTGCGAGGTGTTAATTCTCCTTCAGTAGAATTAGAATATATTATTGAGCACTCTAATTCAGTAGGTCTAATAGTTCAATCTAAGGAGATCTGGCTAAAGTTAAACAATAAAGAAGAATTAAAAAAAAGACTGAAATTTATAATCAATCTAGAAGATGAACAATTTGAAAATTTAATAAGTTGGAATCAATTTATAACTGCAGCAGAAAAAGAAAATTCAAAAAATAATAATCTTGAAAAATCTAATCCAAAAATTGATGATGTTGCTACTATTCTTTACACTTCTGGGACAACAGGAAAACCTAAAGGTGTCCCCTTAACCCATGCAAATTTCTTACACCAAATAGTCAATTTAGCCTATATCGCTGATCCAGAAACTGGGACCTCTGTATTAAGCGTGTTGCCTATCTGGCATTCTTATGAGAGGAGTGCTGAATACTTCTTTTTTTCATGTGGTTGTTCTCAATACTATACAATTCCAAAATTTCTGAAAGATGATATTACAAAAATAAAACCTGTTGTCATGGCTACTGTACCAAGACTATGGGAGGCAATACATGATGGTTTTTTTCAGGCGTTGAAAAAAATGCCTTCCAAAAAGCAAAAACTTATTAAGTATTTGATAAGTAATAGTTCGGTTTTCAAAAGAAGTCTTAGAAAGATAAGAAATATAGACATAAATCAAATAACTTTTAAATCAAAAATCCCCTTACTGGGTTCTGTTATTAGCCGATATCCTTTACATACATTGTCTACTATTTTTTTATGGCCGAATATTCTTAGACAACTATGCGGAGAAAAACTGAAATTTCCCATTAATGGTGGAGGTGCATTGCCAGAACATGTAGATCTTTTTTTTGAATCTTTAGGTGTAGATGTTTTGGTGGGATATGGACTCACAGAAACTAGTCCAGTATTAACTTGTAGGAGAAGAGAATTAAATGTTAGAGGATCATCTGGGCAGCCTCTATCATTTACTGAAATCAAAATAGTGAATGATGATAAAAAAAAGATTCTGAAGTTCAGAGAAGTCGGGAAAATTCTTGTTAGGGGGCCGCAAGTAATGAAAGGTTATCTTAATAATGAAATAGCTACAAATGATGTTTTATCCAAGGATGGTTGGTTTGATACTGGTGATTTAGGTTTTCTAATACCAAATGGTTCTCTCTTTATAACAGGAAGAGCCAAGGATACAATAGTGCTATCAAGTGGTGAAAATATAGAACCGAATCCGCTAGAGACTGAAATTCTTAGTTCTGAATTTATTAATCAGATTCAATTAGTAGGACAAGATAAGAAATGTTTAACAGCCCTTGTGGTTCCAAATGTCGAATTGGTTAAAAGCAAGTTTTTGGAAGAAGACCTTTCAAAATTAAACCTGAATAAGAAAATTGGTACATTTTTCAAATCACAAATTAATAATTTTCTTAAAAGTCGATTAGGAGCAAGATCAGAAGAACAAATATTAGATTGTTATTTTGTTGATGCCTTTACTCTAGAAAATGGGTTATTAACACAAACTTTTAAACAAAAAAGAAAAGAAATAGAAAAAAAGTATTCATTACAAATAGAAAATATGTATGAAAACAAATTTAGTAAGAAAATTTGA
- the recO gene encoding DNA repair protein RecO, giving the protein MSGSGECRLKGLCIKASPLGENDRLITVLTDERGIVRLAVPGARRPKSSLAAATPLTYLSLQIFGKRNLKSVRQIKILKSYSGLGKNIECLAAAQAITELTFLLVGNNDKQQDYLSCVLAHLDRIYLFKESQEEDIKMLSMSIQSLIHLLAIGGINLPIHHCCKTGEPIIPPIGNWEWSCYFLPMEGFSSIEDPQSNLKINASEVALLQRLLFPELPIKSNGELLGPKKVWLKTLFIIETWISTQLEKELSSLKMLREIYS; this is encoded by the coding sequence ATGTCAGGTTCTGGTGAGTGCAGACTAAAAGGTCTCTGTATTAAGGCTTCTCCATTAGGCGAGAATGATAGATTAATTACTGTTCTTACAGATGAGAGAGGGATTGTTCGATTAGCGGTACCTGGTGCTAGGCGTCCAAAAAGTAGTCTTGCTGCAGCAACTCCATTAACATATTTAAGTCTGCAGATTTTTGGAAAAAGAAATCTTAAATCTGTACGTCAAATTAAAATATTAAAAAGCTATTCTGGTCTAGGAAAAAATATTGAATGTCTTGCAGCCGCGCAAGCAATAACTGAATTAACATTTTTATTAGTAGGTAATAATGACAAGCAACAAGACTATTTATCTTGCGTTCTTGCACATCTTGATAGGATTTATTTATTTAAAGAGTCTCAAGAAGAAGATATTAAAATGCTCTCAATGAGTATTCAATCTTTAATCCATCTATTAGCCATCGGGGGTATTAATTTACCAATTCATCATTGTTGTAAAACTGGAGAACCTATTATTCCACCTATAGGAAATTGGGAATGGAGTTGTTATTTTTTACCAATGGAAGGGTTTTCATCCATAGAAGATCCTCAAAGTAATCTAAAAATAAATGCATCTGAAGTTGCTCTATTACAGAGACTTCTTTTCCCAGAATTACCAATAAAATCTAATGGAGAGTTGTTGGGTCCCAAAAAAGTCTGGCTTAAAACATTATTCATTATTGAGACATGGATCTCTACTCAATTAGAGAAGGAGCTATCTTCACTAAAAATGTTGAGGGAAATATATAGTTAG
- a CDS encoding 2-deoxyribose-5-phosphate aldolase has translation MPNIEYELNEKIHAIIINPYLSWEDFCVNCDLIRKYNIKNISTSLNYLTDLKNCLGHYSADINALISYPLADVPVSFIEELVCFAKDNGAKGIEYIPNFINLSKRNLETFAAEIEQVKLSGLPVSIIINKSKLQEEVFINAIEICLELGIKNFQFGDGFGSPPTSNDVHEILKITGYQNHIKVVGGIKKLTQVINLFDNGITCIGTSNFCEIFEEVNLI, from the coding sequence ATGCCCAATATTGAATATGAATTAAACGAGAAAATTCATGCGATTATTATTAACCCTTATTTATCATGGGAAGATTTCTGTGTGAATTGCGATTTAATAAGAAAATACAATATCAAAAATATTTCTACTTCACTAAATTATTTAACTGATCTTAAAAACTGCTTGGGTCATTACAGTGCGGATATAAACGCACTTATTTCTTACCCTTTAGCAGATGTACCAGTTTCATTTATTGAAGAATTAGTTTGTTTTGCAAAAGATAACGGTGCAAAAGGAATTGAATATATCCCAAACTTTATTAATTTATCCAAAAGAAATTTAGAAACTTTTGCCGCTGAAATTGAACAAGTTAAATTATCTGGATTACCAGTTTCAATAATCATAAATAAATCAAAACTACAAGAAGAAGTTTTTATTAATGCGATAGAAATATGTTTGGAATTAGGAATAAAAAATTTTCAATTCGGGGACGGGTTTGGATCTCCTCCTACATCTAATGATGTCCACGAAATACTAAAAATAACAGGCTATCAAAATCACATCAAAGTTGTAGGTGGCATAAAAAAACTGACGCAAGTTATTAATTTGTTTGATAATGGAATTACTTGCATTGGAACTTCTAATTTTTGTGAAATTTTTGAAGAAGTTAACTTAATTTAA
- the queA gene encoding tRNA preQ1(34) S-adenosylmethionine ribosyltransferase-isomerase QueA, with amino-acid sequence MISQINNEERDYKLEAYDYLLDPSLIASKPSAIRHESRLMIVRNSFLEEDCLTNKFTKNLLDEFREGDLVIVNNTKVMKARLKVELESKTLVELLVLERSHECVWLCLAKPAKKLKINRKLKLKSPLAQDINLIVDGVDEETGGRFIKFPENITCLNSMNELLDKYGEIPLPPYIKNSEEEFFHEKSYQTEYATNPGAVAAPTAGLHLSKSLISNLKKKGVIILPITLHVGYGTFKPIDQEDLSNLKLHKEWVSVNKEVVEEIKRIKKTDRKIIAIGTTSVRALESCYSHEINDFIPIAKYVDLVIKPGYKFKVVDGLLTNFHLPKSSLLLLVSAMIGRERLLDLYKKAIKEKFRFFSYGDAMYISPDSLLEKK; translated from the coding sequence TTGATTTCTCAAATTAATAATGAAGAAAGAGATTATAAGCTTGAAGCTTATGATTATTTACTTGATCCTTCATTAATTGCTAGTAAACCCTCTGCAATTAGGCATGAATCAAGATTGATGATAGTTAGAAATAGTTTTTTAGAAGAAGACTGTTTAACTAATAAATTTACCAAGAATCTTTTAGATGAATTTAGAGAAGGGGATCTTGTCATTGTAAATAATACTAAAGTTATGAAAGCTAGGTTAAAGGTTGAATTAGAAAGTAAGACATTAGTAGAATTATTAGTTTTAGAAAGATCCCATGAATGTGTTTGGTTATGTTTGGCAAAGCCAGCAAAAAAGTTAAAAATAAATAGAAAATTAAAATTAAAATCTCCATTAGCACAAGATATTAATTTGATTGTTGATGGAGTTGATGAAGAAACTGGAGGGAGATTTATTAAATTTCCGGAAAATATAACTTGTCTCAATTCAATGAATGAACTTCTTGATAAATACGGGGAAATCCCTCTTCCTCCTTATATAAAAAATTCCGAAGAAGAATTTTTTCATGAGAAAAGTTATCAAACTGAGTATGCAACAAATCCGGGGGCAGTTGCTGCACCAACAGCTGGTTTACACTTAAGCAAAAGTCTTATTTCCAATCTAAAAAAAAAAGGCGTAATAATCTTACCGATAACTTTGCACGTGGGTTATGGAACATTCAAACCAATTGATCAAGAAGATTTAAGTAACTTAAAACTTCACAAAGAATGGGTAAGTGTTAATAAGGAAGTAGTGGAAGAAATAAAAAGAATAAAGAAAACAGATAGAAAAATAATTGCTATTGGCACAACTAGCGTAAGAGCTCTTGAAAGTTGTTATTCTCACGAAATTAATGACTTTATTCCCATAGCTAAATACGTAGATTTAGTAATTAAGCCAGGTTATAAATTTAAGGTAGTTGATGGATTATTAACTAATTTTCATCTCCCTAAAAGTTCATTATTACTTTTAGTAAGTGCAATGATTGGTAGAGAAAGATTATTAGATCTATATAAAAAAGCCATAAAAGAAAAATTTAGATTCTTCTCTTATGGCGATGCGATGTATATTTCACCAGATTCACTACTGGAGAAAAAATAG
- the raiA gene encoding ribosome-associated translation inhibitor RaiA — protein MKILIHGKNLELTGALKEYTEAKIEKATHHYKDIVKEADIHLSIEKNPRVSFQTAEVTIFANGTVIRAEEKTENLYSSIDLVSNKLCRKLRKYKERNNKTIHNKQFKNKDSLPIESMESNFLDKDFFKEGTEASLPEPSIKNKYFEMTPISSDEARKQLDLIDHDFYVFRNKKNNELQVIYKRNHGGYGLIQSK, from the coding sequence ATGAAAATTTTAATCCATGGAAAGAATCTTGAGCTCACTGGAGCATTAAAAGAATATACTGAGGCAAAGATAGAAAAAGCAACACATCACTATAAGGATATCGTTAAAGAAGCTGACATACACCTTTCAATTGAAAAGAATCCAAGAGTCTCGTTCCAAACTGCAGAAGTTACTATTTTTGCAAATGGTACCGTAATTAGAGCTGAAGAAAAAACTGAAAATCTATACTCAAGCATTGATTTAGTTTCAAATAAACTTTGTAGAAAATTACGCAAATACAAAGAAAGAAACAATAAAACAATTCATAATAAACAATTTAAAAATAAAGATTCTTTACCAATTGAAAGTATGGAATCAAATTTTTTAGATAAAGATTTTTTTAAAGAAGGAACTGAAGCAAGTCTGCCTGAGCCATCTATAAAAAATAAATACTTTGAAATGACTCCAATTTCATCAGACGAAGCAAGAAAACAATTAGATCTAATTGATCATGATTTTTATGTTTTTCGAAACAAGAAAAATAATGAACTTCAAGTTATATATAAAAGGAATCATGGAGGTTATGGACTGATTCAATCTAAATAA
- a CDS encoding 2-oxo acid dehydrogenase subunit E2: MSHEIFMPALSSTMTEGKIVEWLKNPGDKVERGESVLVVESDKADMDVESFQDGYLAAVLMPAGSTAPVGETIGLIVENEDEIASVQEQNKGNQPEVSSSDQLELVSNKTEEKPVVQSEIVEKQEKEVVLMSEKAASSFNSDQINAATSNVSSRVIASPRAKKLASQMGVDLAKVHGSGPHGRIQADDILKANGQPVSIPWIGEGSSPASIPVANLGVESKPETSGNSFGNPGETVQFNTLQKAVNKNMESSLDVPCFRVGYSINTDKLDNFYKKVKQNGVTMTALLVKAVAKTLKKHPQVNSSFSENGISYPENINIAVAVAMEDGGLITPVLKEPCNTDLFELSREWKDLVKRSRSKQLEPDEYSTGTFTLSNLGMFGVDRFDAILPPGTGAILAIASSKPTVVANSDGSISVKKIMQVNLTADHRVIYGADGASFLKDLASLIEDEPETLVS, from the coding sequence ATGTCTCACGAAATATTCATGCCTGCCTTGAGTTCTACTATGACGGAGGGCAAGATTGTGGAATGGTTGAAAAATCCAGGAGATAAAGTTGAAAGAGGTGAATCTGTCTTGGTTGTTGAATCTGACAAGGCAGATATGGATGTTGAATCTTTTCAAGATGGATATCTTGCGGCTGTTTTAATGCCTGCTGGCAGCACTGCACCAGTAGGAGAGACTATCGGTCTTATTGTAGAAAATGAGGATGAGATAGCTTCTGTTCAAGAACAAAATAAAGGAAATCAACCCGAAGTTTCTAGTTCGGATCAACTTGAATTGGTAAGCAATAAAACTGAAGAAAAACCTGTAGTTCAAAGTGAAATTGTTGAAAAACAAGAAAAAGAAGTCGTATTAATGAGTGAAAAGGCAGCCTCATCTTTTAATAGTGATCAAATAAATGCTGCTACGAGTAATGTTTCTTCGAGGGTGATTGCATCTCCAAGAGCTAAAAAACTTGCCTCTCAAATGGGTGTTGATTTAGCAAAGGTTCATGGATCCGGACCTCACGGAAGGATTCAAGCCGATGATATTTTAAAAGCTAATGGCCAACCAGTCTCTATACCATGGATAGGTGAAGGTAGTTCTCCAGCAAGTATACCTGTTGCAAATTTGGGAGTTGAAAGTAAACCAGAAACTTCAGGAAATAGTTTTGGTAATCCCGGAGAAACAGTTCAATTTAATACTCTTCAAAAAGCGGTAAATAAAAATATGGAATCTAGTTTAGATGTGCCATGTTTTAGGGTGGGTTATTCCATTAACACAGATAAATTAGATAATTTCTACAAAAAAGTAAAACAGAACGGAGTTACTATGACTGCTTTACTAGTAAAGGCAGTTGCAAAGACACTAAAGAAACATCCTCAAGTTAACTCAAGTTTTTCAGAGAATGGAATTTCTTATCCAGAAAATATAAATATTGCTGTTGCTGTTGCGATGGAAGATGGTGGACTAATAACTCCAGTTTTAAAAGAACCATGCAATACTGATTTATTTGAATTGTCTAGGGAATGGAAAGATCTCGTAAAAAGATCAAGATCAAAACAATTAGAACCTGATGAATACTCAACGGGAACCTTCACTTTATCTAACCTTGGGATGTTTGGAGTTGATAGATTTGACGCAATTCTTCCTCCAGGTACAGGTGCTATTTTAGCCATAGCATCATCGAAACCAACCGTTGTTGCTAATAGTGATGGTTCAATATCTGTTAAAAAAATAATGCAAGTAAATCTAACAGCTGATCATAGAGTGATCTACGGAGCTGATGGAGCTTCATTCTTAAAAGACTTGGCTTCCCTAATTGAAGATGAGCCAGAGACTCTTGTCTCCTAA
- a CDS encoding YlqD family protein → METKNSISIKRSIAIKAVVTPTWKEDAEKELSKAISNIDQQLSQLEQEGQQIVNNIRSQSVNPLDPRVQEQVSQVQQQVAAKRNEIEEQKRNLLQQQSQVRELKMDEIVDQGQVDSFCDVNVGDNLIEKMQVSITVKDGVIQSIDNN, encoded by the coding sequence ATGGAAACAAAAAACTCAATATCTATAAAGCGCTCAATAGCTATTAAAGCTGTAGTTACACCAACTTGGAAGGAAGATGCTGAAAAAGAATTAAGTAAAGCAATTTCAAACATTGATCAGCAATTATCGCAACTGGAGCAAGAGGGGCAGCAAATAGTAAATAATATTAGATCCCAATCGGTTAATCCCTTAGATCCAAGGGTTCAAGAACAGGTTAGTCAGGTGCAACAACAAGTCGCAGCAAAACGAAATGAAATTGAAGAACAAAAAAGAAATCTTCTTCAACAACAGAGTCAAGTTCGCGAATTAAAAATGGACGAAATTGTTGATCAAGGGCAAGTGGATAGTTTCTGTGATGTCAATGTGGGAGACAATCTTATTGAAAAAATGCAAGTATCGATTACGGTTAAAGATGGAGTTATTCAATCTATAGATAATAATTAA
- the proC gene encoding pyrroline-5-carboxylate reductase, which yields MTDKIAIIGFGNIAKAIITPLLDKKLIQPENLFCVVNSEKSYENIKKNYKYNVNVYKSGTKESSIIWDCQYKLLSIKPQQFNYITEANTIKNEDNLIVSILAGVSINKLNQKFPNHKCVRVVTNIPIIIGKGLTGIAWGGEITKDQKQFTKKLFENTSKIYEFTEDYLDIFLALTSSGPAIIALIIEALSDGGLSGGLPKILSEELVMEMILGTTSLIKENKLTTSELKNLVTSPGGTTIAALRVLEKKSVRSALIESIVSASNRSKEFR from the coding sequence GTGACTGATAAAATTGCGATTATTGGTTTTGGGAATATTGCAAAAGCTATAATAACGCCTCTATTAGATAAAAAATTAATTCAGCCAGAGAATCTTTTTTGCGTAGTAAATTCAGAAAAAAGTTATGAAAATATAAAAAAAAATTATAAATATAATGTAAACGTTTATAAATCAGGTACTAAAGAGTCATCAATAATTTGGGATTGTCAATATAAACTTCTTTCTATAAAACCTCAACAATTTAATTATATAACTGAGGCCAATACTATAAAAAACGAGGATAATTTAATAGTTTCAATTCTTGCGGGAGTCTCCATAAATAAACTTAATCAAAAGTTTCCCAACCATAAATGTGTGAGGGTGGTTACAAATATTCCAATAATTATTGGAAAAGGTCTAACAGGAATTGCTTGGGGTGGAGAAATTACAAAAGATCAGAAACAATTTACAAAAAAATTATTTGAAAATACTAGTAAGATTTATGAATTTACTGAAGATTACCTAGATATATTTTTAGCCTTAACTTCATCAGGACCTGCAATTATTGCTTTGATTATAGAGGCTTTAAGTGATGGAGGATTGAGTGGTGGATTACCAAAAATACTTTCAGAGGAACTTGTTATGGAAATGATATTAGGGACTACAAGTCTCATAAAAGAAAATAAACTAACTACTTCTGAGCTTAAGAATTTAGTAACCTCTCCAGGTGGAACAACTATTGCTGCTTTAAGGGTTTTAGAAAAAAAGAGTGTAAGGTCTGCATTAATTGAATCAATAGTTTCAGCTAGTAATCGAAGTAAAGAGTTTCGTTAG
- a CDS encoding glycosyltransferase family 4 protein — MVHIAWLGKKSPFCGNVTYGNSTTQELKARGHKISFIHFDNPSSSNSSKPLFLANDPDVSLPYLIKSQVYTIPSPRAEKELRLSLERLKPDIVHASLTLSPLDFRLPELCNEINVPLIGTFHPPFDAKNRNLTASTQQLTYQLYAPSLAKFDKIIIFSEPQKNVLEKLGVPKEKQIIIPNGVDENIWRPFCKKSKKYDQVKNKLGNERIFLYMGRIANEKNIEALLRSWRQTKTQNCKLVIVGDGPMKPTLENSFSNLGNEKLIWWGAELDLETRIAIMQIAEVFFLPSLVEGLSLSLLEAMSAGTACVATDAGADGEVLDNGAGIVISTDNVAAQLKTIIPILIEHPSFTKDLGEKARERILERYTIAKNINSLEKVYMNLKDN; from the coding sequence GTGGTTCATATTGCCTGGTTGGGAAAAAAATCCCCTTTTTGTGGAAATGTAACTTACGGTAATTCAACTACTCAGGAATTGAAGGCCAGGGGGCATAAAATTAGTTTTATTCATTTCGACAATCCCTCTAGTTCAAATTCATCAAAACCATTATTTCTTGCAAATGATCCTGATGTAAGTCTCCCATATTTAATTAAATCTCAAGTTTATACAATACCCTCACCAAGGGCAGAAAAAGAGCTAAGGCTATCATTGGAAAGATTAAAACCTGACATAGTACATGCAAGCCTAACTTTATCTCCTTTAGACTTTAGACTTCCAGAGCTTTGTAATGAAATCAATGTTCCTCTTATAGGAACATTCCATCCACCATTTGATGCAAAAAATAGAAATCTAACTGCGAGCACTCAACAATTAACATATCAACTTTATGCTCCCTCTTTAGCAAAGTTCGATAAAATAATTATTTTTTCTGAACCTCAAAAAAATGTTCTTGAGAAATTAGGAGTACCTAAAGAAAAACAAATAATTATTCCAAACGGTGTTGACGAAAATATTTGGAGACCTTTTTGCAAAAAAAGTAAAAAATATGATCAGGTAAAAAACAAACTTGGAAATGAAAGAATCTTCTTATACATGGGAAGGATTGCAAATGAGAAAAATATCGAGGCACTTTTACGTTCTTGGCGCCAAACAAAAACTCAAAATTGCAAATTAGTTATTGTTGGGGATGGACCAATGAAGCCAACACTTGAGAATAGTTTTTCTAACCTTGGTAATGAGAAATTGATTTGGTGGGGTGCCGAATTAGATTTAGAAACTAGGATAGCAATAATGCAAATAGCAGAAGTATTTTTCTTACCAAGCTTAGTAGAAGGTTTATCATTATCACTTTTAGAGGCAATGTCTGCAGGTACTGCTTGTGTAGCTACAGATGCCGGAGCTGATGGTGAGGTTTTAGATAACGGAGCAGGAATAGTAATTTCAACTGATAATGTGGCTGCACAATTAAAAACTATAATCCCAATTCTTATAGAGCACCCTTCATTTACAAAAGATCTTGGAGAAAAAGCTAGAGAACGTATACTTGAGAGATACACAATTGCTAAAAATATAAATTCACTTGAAAAAGTTTATATGAATTTAAAAGATAATTGA